The genomic DNA TTCGCTCGTCGCAATTCATTGCTTTCATAAACGTCGCAATAAAACAGGACAAATGAATGATAAACTGACCTAAGACAAAATAGCTGCAAGGCGAATTAATTATGGATTTAACAtctgtcattaattttggtaaaTTGGGTCATCAAAGATTGTTATACAATGTTTCGCTTTTGTCTTTTGTTGTATCATTGAGAGGAAAACGTCACTTCAATTTTGCGATCTTACTTTCCTTTTCTCGTTTACATATTGCTAATCAAACTATAATAATTGAGGCAAATGGAGGTAGGAGACCAACAAGATGAAGATGGCAAGTACTTGTCCATCTTCGCATAGCCTACTTACTTTTAACGCAGGTTGCTGCTCAAGTTATCACTCGTCAAGTTATTCTATTATTAATTTGTCTTCCAGGTTGAAGAAATTAAACGACAATCACCTGTTGAAGATAAAGCCCCGCCACCACCTCCTCCTAAACCAGTGGAAAAGGTGAAAAcaattctaaatatttaataaaaaatgataaagaaTTTGAACATTGTCACTGCCTATAGCAGTGTCACATTTCTGAAAAAAGTTTATCAGACGTATTGCGAATAAAAACACACACTATGTTTTTTGATGCGGTTATTCTGCAActctttttaaaattcaatcgCTCAATTTATTGACAGTTTCGGCATATTAATTCTATTAGAAATCCTCTATACTATAGAGTCTATAGGTTTTgaattacaatatatttaaattacaagGAACTACAGTACACAAGCCTAATATGTGCATGAATTTCGTATCCGACCAAGATAAATTCAAAATCGACTGAGATCTTGCTTTGctagaaaaataaagaagtaGATCGTTATATTCATAATTACAATCTACAAAATTAATGACTTCGTTTTTTTCTAGGAAAAGAAACCTGAACCTGTACTTCCAGCATCGccgaaaaagaaagaaaaacctGAATCACCTCGAGTAATAGTTAAACCAGCAAAAGTAGTTAAAAAACCACCACCTAAAGGTAAACATAAAGTTTAATCAAGTAAACATAAACATAATCGGGGTTTGCTTGTTTTCGTTACACCCACTATTATCCAAatcacaaatataaaataataaaactataattTCAGTTGGTACGAGGAAGCAAGATCCACAAGTCcaattgcataaattattttattttgtgtcacGGGATAGCTTTGTCGTAAATGCGatactcgaaaatattcaaaccaTATATGATGGAGTTTTTCAAATGAAGGATTACCCATTCAACTTTGAATCATTATATTTTTGCAGAACCAAAGGGACCACCTGCTGGTGGAGCAGGCAAGGGAAAGGGAAAAGCGGGACCAGATCTCGGTGTCAGAACCGATTTTACAAATCAAGATATTGTAAGAgatttttgttcaaatacagCACCTCTCTTTTCCTAAGTTtattctaaattaaaaattagatTGGGGAGTCAATAACTTCATGTCAAAATAGGTAATTTTATCGCGTATTTCTAGTTGCTGGCAACACATGTTAAACTTTTTTGGCCAAGCAATAATTGATATGTCTAATTTTATTGTGTCTTCGCCTTCGCGAGGGTGCAGCAAATCCGGTAATATTTGCCGAATCAAGAATACTCTGAGCTTGCAAATCCAGTAGATCTTTTATTTCAAGTAGTTGTTTGTATACTTCTGATGGAGAAATCTTTTTTTACAGCCAATGCCGAAGCTTAAATCAAGTGGATACGTATTGCCTATGTTATATTTTGATATGGGACCAAACAACTTATTTCGATTATTTCGTCAAGGTGTTGTTACCGCGTACGAGATGGGGAGAAGTTCTGTTGTTCCAGTATTCCACAGGTGAATATTCAGCTctgatttattttctttctaCATGAATTGGATAGACATTTCTATAGtggttttcaaaattgtaacAAGGTTTGCGCCCCACAGAAGAGATCGCTAAAGGGTAAATTATTATGGAGTGGTGAAATTGAAAGGGAAGCGAcaattattacatttattttgttttcacatCATGCTATCCCGGTCCCGAGTGGTAGATGTATTATGGAACGCATTACCCATGCAAAAATACATACATTGCTGTTCTTTACAAGTGATATTACTTCTGTATTTTCTTACTGTATTTGGAattcatcaattattttattattcaaggCATCCTCGTATGGGAGACAAAGCAAAGAATCCGTTTGTTTTACCTATTTTTGATACAAACTATACGGTTGATCTTGTATGGCCGCCTATGGACACAATCGACATAGGGGTATTAAAAAAGGTAGGAATTACTTCATTAGTAACATTTTTATACTTAAAATTatgatttgaacattttcaaagtattttatacaattatcaaaattatattccATACAGGTTGTTCCAACTATTGGTATGAGAGAATTTCAGAAAGTCTGCAAAAGCAAACTTGACGCTATTGTCAAATGTGGAATATTCGATCAAAAACGAGACGACGGCATAAAACATTTTAGACGTGCAGCAAATCTCAAGGTGAACCCTTCTATCCTCATTtcgcaaaaaaaattatttcatttttattcacgCCTTTTTGTTCTTCTCATTTAAAAAACATCATGCTTTCTTTTTCTGCTTATGTCTCCCCACTCTTTCTTCTTCTAGTTAATATGCATTATGTTCATTTACCTGTCCATATTTCGACGTTTGTTTGACAACAAGCTATTGTCACTTTTTCGTTCTTTTTTCTTATTCTCTTTCGtgatatttttgagaaatatagCATCTTAATGACTACTTCTATCAACAAACTACACTTTGTTTAGTTCGACAAAATCATAGAGGTAAAAACATACGAAGAATTGGTTCCGAATGATTTGAGTGCAGGAGTTGTCGGACCTGATGAACACAGATGTCTTGGCGTTGTTTATGGTAAAAAGTGTCTTCCAGATCAAGATCGATGGCTTGCAACATTTTCTCGTATATCAAAATCTTTTAAACGGTAAACATTGTTCATGAATTTATTTGCATTTGATGTTCTGAAGTAAACTAAATGACAATTCGCAACAATTCAGAAAATTTGTAAGGATTTGAATAAGCAGTGAAATATTAGACAAAGATTAAAATCACAATCGAACCTAAAGTTTTTGTCAGAATAGATTGTTTTTATGATGCGATTCGATATTGAAACAATTTGACCAGTTCCCTCCGCTCCTAATGATGTTCCACATGAAATCACGCTTC from Styela clava chromosome 12, kaStyClav1.hap1.2, whole genome shotgun sequence includes the following:
- the LOC120330011 gene encoding uncharacterized protein LOC120330011, producing MPRGPRRCRVPLGKMFRKKLIKRTLELVGAVAMVYLMLEILEAQTMQRPEKDRNVQRMVTPEESRQEQQQNVVEKIKVEEIKRQSPVEDKAPPPPPPKPVEKEKKPEPVLPASPKKKEKPESPRVIVKPAKVVKKPPPKEPKGPPAGGAGKGKGKAGPDLGVRTDFTNQDIPMPKLKSSGYVLPMLYFDMGPNNLFRLFRQGVVTAYEMGRSSVVPVFHRHPRMGDKAKNPFVLPIFDTNYTVDLVWPPMDTIDIGVLKKVVPTIGMREFQKVCKSKLDAIVKCGIFDQKRDDGIKHFRRAANLKFDKIIEVKTYEELVPNDLSAGVVGPDEHRCLGVVYGKKCLPDQDRWLATFSRISKSFKRPMAIRQFAQDFMETKMGNKQFMAVHWRYESDWLDMCKPSRPKGARERNKAICKMVMGLDFDEDIRKDFVQRLKDKMADYNLQKIYLASPPNNIELIRLLNASFPGNFYYAEDVLKYAEKKQGKAFLDNNYKASFVEQEICFKSTLYLGAALSSWTQTVLTDRLSRGIKRHDSVLQVVGNGAPGFPELVFQFPEGNFNFGGMIPGKKV